The Haloarchaeobius litoreus DNA window ACCTCGTAGTTCAGCAGCCGGTACGGCCCCGGCCCGTCGCCGGTGTCGTACTCGTAGAACCCCCGTCCGGCGGCCTCGCCGGTGTGGCCGGCCTCGACGAGTTCGACGAGGTGGTCGGCGGGCTCGTACCGGTCCGCGCCCGTCTCGTCGTACAGCTCGCGGAGCTTCGAGAGCACGGTGTCGAGACCGAGTTCGTCGCCGCGGCGACACGGCCCCGTCGCGAAGCCGGCCCCCAGTCGGGTTCCCGTGTCGACGGCGTCGGGCGTCGCCACACCGTCGCCGACGAGCTTCGCCGCCTCGTTGACCATCCGGGCCTCGACGCGCAGCGTGTCGAACTCGCCCGCATCCTCCGGCTCGTAGTCGGCTCCGTCGCCGTCCTCGTAGTCGTAGTAGCCCCTGCCGGTCTTGCGCCCGAGGTCGCCCGCCTCGACCTTCTCCTCCGCGATGGGTGGGACCGGGATACCGCCCTCGGTCCGGACGTGGTGGCCCACGTCGATGCCGGTCAGGTCCGCGAGCTCGAACGGCCCCATCGGGTAGCCCCGCTCGTGGACCATCGCGGCGTCGGCCTCCCGAATCGCCGCCTCGCCCTCCGAGACCATCCACGCCGGCTCGCCGCCGAACGGGCCGAGGATGCTGTTGACGACGAACCCTTGGACGTCCTTGCGGACGTGGATGGGGGTCTTGCCCAGCGACTCGACGAACTCGGCACCCTTCTCGGCGACGGACCCGGCCGTCTTCTCGCCGTGGACGACCTCGACGAGGTCCATCTTGACCGGCGGGTTGAAGAAGTGCAACCCGACGACGCGGCTGGGGTCCGAGACGGCCTCGGCGATGCCCGTGATGCTCAGGCTGGAGGTGTTCGACGCGAGGATGGTCCCCTCGTCGGTGTGTGCCTCGACCTCGGCGAAGATCTCGCGCTTGAGGTCCATCCGTTCGGGTGCGGCCTCGACGACGAGGTCCGCGCCGGTGACCGCCTCGGCGAGGTCGACCGTCGTGTCGAGCCGGGTCAGCACCGTCTCGGGTGACTCGTCGATTCGCTCCTTCTCGGCGAGCTTCTGCAGGCTCCACTCGACGTTCCCGTACCCCTCGTCGACGAGCCCCTGTTCCACGTCGCGCATCGTCACCTGATAGCCGGCGAGGGCGGCGACCTCGGCGATACCATGTCCCATGTTGCCCGCACCGAGCACCGCGACCCGGGTGATGCCATCGACTGTCATGCAGGGACGTGTGCCCACGAGCGGCTTAACTCCACCGGGCAGGGTTTACGACTGTTAAACAGAGGGAGAGAATACGAAACAACGGTAACGGGCCGCCGGCGGTCAGGCGTCGTTCGCGCCGTCGACGGTCCGGGCGACCGCATCGACGCCCTCGTCGTGGACGAGGTCGCCGACGACGACCACGTCGGCGTGTTCGGCCATCAGGTTCGCGGACTCGTAGTCGTGGATGCCACCGCCGTAGAACAGCGTCGCCTCCTCGAGTGCGTCCGCGGCCGCCTGCACGGTCTCGGGGTCACCGAGCATCCCCGAGTACTCGAGGTAGACGATCTTCTGGCCGAACATCTTCTCCGCGACCTCGGCGTAGGCCGACACGTCGTCCGTCGTGAGATCGCAGTTCGCGTCGGTGTACTCGGCGACGCTCGCCTCCGGGTTCAGCACGATGTACGCCTCCGTCGTCGTACGGTCCCAGTCGAGGCCACCCTCGATGCGAACCCACTCCTTGTGTGCGCCGGTGACCCAGAAGATATCGCCGGCGTTGAACACCGTCGGGATGAGGTAGCCGTCCAGCGCGTCGCTGTCGACGACAACGCTCGGGTTCGACGGTTCCTGGTAGATGGGGACGTCGTAGTCCGCACACGCCTGGATCATCTCGCGCATGTTCTCCTCGGTCATCCCCAGCGTCCCGCCGATCTCGATGGCGTCCGTACCCGTCGCACACACGTCCTCGAACGTCTCGCCCTCGACGAGGTCCTTGTCGGGGTCGAGCTTGAGGATGTGGTTCCAGTCCTCCCAGGCTGCGCTCATACCCGGTCGAACCTCACGTGCGACCAAAACCCCTTCGATACGGTGAACTCGGCGCGTGAGTCGGAACTCGAAACCGGACGAACGGTTAACCCCGGTCGGACGGAAGACACGGTCGAATGCGACGAAGACGAGTGCTGCGGCTGGCCGGTCTCGCAACCGCGACGGGAGTCGCCGGCTGTTCCGAGCTCTCGGGTGGCTCCGGCTCGGACACGGCCAGCGGGATCGCCCGTCGCCCCGACGACGACGCGCCACCCCGGGCCGTCCTCCCGAGCCCGGAGGGCGGGCTCGAAATCGTCGGACTGCGGACGACCGGTGGCGCGGTCGGCGCGAACGCCGGCCAGCTCGCCACCTACGAGGCCGACGACGGCACCACCTTCGAGATCGCCGCCCTCCGGATGGAGACCGAGTCCGACGCCACCGCGCTGGCGAGCCGCATCCGGGATCAGGGCCGCTTCTACGGGATGGACGTGGCCGTCAGGCACGGCGTCTTCGTGGTCGCCGGTGGGACCGACGACGCCGACGCACGCGACCGGCTGCTGACGCTGCTGAGCTACTCCGAGGCGGTGAACCGGGCGTTCATCGCGGAGCACGACCTGCTCGGCGGCGCAGGCAATGGATAGCCACCGTTTTACTCGCGCCACCCCTCGACCTCGACATGAAACAGGCCATCGTCGCGCGGACCGACATCGGCATGGGCCAGGGGAAGCTGGCCGCACAGGTCGCCCACGCGTCGCTCAGCGCGTACGAGGACGCCGACTCACGAACCCGGAAGGCGTGGAAGGGCTCCGGACAGAAGAAGGTCGTCCTGAAGGGAAGCGGCGAGTCGGAGCTGTTCGAGCTCGCCGACAGGGCCGAGTCCGAACGACTCCCCCACGCCATCATCCGGGACGCCGGGCACACGCAGCTCGACTCCGGCACCGTGACCACGCTCGCCGTTGGCCCCGGAGAGGACGAGGTCGTCGACCGTGTCACCGGCCACCTCTCGCTGTTCTGAGCGATGCGCGAGGCACATCCACGCGAACGGGCCGTCGGCATCGAGCACTACGTGAGCGACGACGACGGCGTCGGTGGCCGACTCCGCGCCGAGGACGAGCACTTCCGGGTCGTCGAGCGCGAGCGGTTCGAGACGAACCCCGTCGACGCGCCCACGGGCGACTACCCGTACCTCGTCGTGCGCGCGACGCTCCGCGGCTGGGACACGAACGACTTCGTCCGCCGGCTCTCGAACGAGCTCGGGATGAGCCGCGGCCGCGTCTCGTGGGCCGGCACGAAGGACAAGCGCGCGGTGTCGACGCAGCTGTTCACACTGCAGGGCGTCGACCCTGAGGACCTGCCGTCGCTCTCGCGCGCGGACCTCGAAATCGTCGGCCGCGCCGGCCGTGCCCTCCAGTTCGGCGACCTGCTCGGCAACGAGTTCGAGATCGTCGTCTCTGACCCCGACGACCCGGTCGCTGCGGACCGCGTGACAACGGAGCTGCGCGAGTTCGGCGACGGCGACGTCGCTGTCCCCAACTTCTTCGGCCAGCAGCGCTTCGGGAGCATCCGGCCGGTCACGCACGAGGTCGGCCTCGACATCGTCCGCGGCGACTGGGAGGCCGCGGTGCGGACCTACGTGGGCAACCCGCATCCCGACGAGCGCGAGGCGACCCGCGAGGCGCGGGAGCTCGTCGACGACGGCGCGGCCTGGGCGGACGCGCTGGAGGCGTTCCCCGGCGGGCTCCGATTCGAGCGGTCGATGCTCCACACGCTCGTCGAGAACGGCGGCGAGGACCCCGCCGACTTCCGCGAGGCTATCGAGACACTGCCGGAGAACCTCCAGCGGCTGTTCGTCCACGCCGCACAGTCGTACGCGTTCAACCTGATGCTGAGCCGGCGGCTGGAGCGCGGGCTCCCGTTCACGAAGCCGGTGGCCGGCGACGTGGTCTGCTTCGCCGACGCCGACGCGCCCGAGGCGTTCCCGTTACCGGACGTTGACCGCGAGCAGCGCGTGACCGAGCGTCGCGTCGACACCGTCGCACGTCACTGCGAGCGCGGCCGGGCGTTCGTGACCGCACCGCTCGTCGGGACCGAGACGGAGCTGGCCGACGGCGAGCAGGGCGAGATCGAGCGGGCGGTGCTCTCGGAGCTGTCGCTCACGGGGTCGGATTTCGACCTCCCGGGCGAGTTCCACAGCGAGGGAACGCGGCGTG harbors:
- a CDS encoding 3-hydroxyacyl-CoA dehydrogenase/enoyl-CoA hydratase family protein, whose translation is MTVDGITRVAVLGAGNMGHGIAEVAALAGYQVTMRDVEQGLVDEGYGNVEWSLQKLAEKERIDESPETVLTRLDTTVDLAEAVTGADLVVEAAPERMDLKREIFAEVEAHTDEGTILASNTSSLSITGIAEAVSDPSRVVGLHFFNPPVKMDLVEVVHGEKTAGSVAEKGAEFVESLGKTPIHVRKDVQGFVVNSILGPFGGEPAWMVSEGEAAIREADAAMVHERGYPMGPFELADLTGIDVGHHVRTEGGIPVPPIAEEKVEAGDLGRKTGRGYYDYEDGDGADYEPEDAGEFDTLRVEARMVNEAAKLVGDGVATPDAVDTGTRLGAGFATGPCRRGDELGLDTVLSKLRELYDETGADRYEPADHLVELVEAGHTGEAAGRGFYEYDTGDGPGPYRLLNYEVADGLLAVELDRPERMNALSADLLDEIADLFQSVDTDEIRCATIEGAGDRAFSAGADIGGFADVEPTDVMDVTPAFEAVNDFPRPVLAKVDGYCLGAGLELALACDLRIATGGSEFGCPEIRLGLIPGGGGTQRLLRILGETRAKELVFRGNRISAERAEDWGLVNRAVPADEFDATVDEFCDDLLSGPPLGLKVAKKVLNEGDDASLAAALAMESQGFGLLMSTDDVVEGTTAFAQDREPEFEGR
- the pth2 gene encoding peptidyl-tRNA hydrolase Pth2, with the protein product MKQAIVARTDIGMGQGKLAAQVAHASLSAYEDADSRTRKAWKGSGQKKVVLKGSGESELFELADRAESERLPHAIIRDAGHTQLDSGTVTTLAVGPGEDEVVDRVTGHLSLF
- the truD gene encoding tRNA pseudouridine(13) synthase TruD; translated protein: MREAHPRERAVGIEHYVSDDDGVGGRLRAEDEHFRVVERERFETNPVDAPTGDYPYLVVRATLRGWDTNDFVRRLSNELGMSRGRVSWAGTKDKRAVSTQLFTLQGVDPEDLPSLSRADLEIVGRAGRALQFGDLLGNEFEIVVSDPDDPVAADRVTTELREFGDGDVAVPNFFGQQRFGSIRPVTHEVGLDIVRGDWEAAVRTYVGNPHPDEREATREARELVDDGAAWADALEAFPGGLRFERSMLHTLVENGGEDPADFREAIETLPENLQRLFVHAAQSYAFNLMLSRRLERGLPFTKPVAGDVVCFADADAPEAFPLPDVDREQRVTERRVDTVARHCERGRAFVTAPLVGTETELADGEQGEIERAVLSELSLTGSDFDLPGEFHSEGTRRAVLVGTALDVAQEPLTFSFSLPKGSYATVLLREYLKVDPVELG
- a CDS encoding phosphoglycerol geranylgeranyltransferase — protein: MSAAWEDWNHILKLDPDKDLVEGETFEDVCATGTDAIEIGGTLGMTEENMREMIQACADYDVPIYQEPSNPSVVVDSDALDGYLIPTVFNAGDIFWVTGAHKEWVRIEGGLDWDRTTTEAYIVLNPEASVAEYTDANCDLTTDDVSAYAEVAEKMFGQKIVYLEYSGMLGDPETVQAAADALEEATLFYGGGIHDYESANLMAEHADVVVVGDLVHDEGVDAVARTVDGANDA